A region from the Triticum aestivum cultivar Chinese Spring chromosome 3D, IWGSC CS RefSeq v2.1, whole genome shotgun sequence genome encodes:
- the LOC123079535 gene encoding pentatricopeptide repeat-containing protein At2g02980, chloroplastic, with translation MHHQLKPPEAATLPRHLLEAHVVSLVRQCRSLRALRGAHARLLRLRLPRLTYAFALSKLLASCAASAPTAAAASYARSLFDQIPEPTAFCYNSLIRALATPSNPTTDAFLLYRRMLRAGSPSPNSFTVAFALKACAAVPALGKGRQLHSQAFRQGLEPSPYVQTGLLNLYARCEEVALARSVFDGMAEDKNLVAWSSMIGGYSRAGMVNEALDLFRDMQAAGVSPDEVTMVSVISACAKAGALDLGRWVHAFIDRKGIMVDLELSTALIDMYAKCGLIERARLVFDAMVERDTKAWSAMIVGLAMHGLAEDALGLFSRMLQLKIRPNNVTFIGVLSACAHNGLVDDGRRYWSTMQEMGIKASMENYGCMVDLLCRSGLLDEAYSFVTSMPILPNSVIWRNLLVASKSSNRTDIVGLASKKLFELEPQNPENYVLLSNLYALNSQWDRVRYMRKKMKDNNVTVVAGCSSIEINGYLHKFVVSDGSHPEIKEIRVVLREIADRVLRSGHKPWTAAVLHDVGEEEKEIALCEHSERLAIAYGLLKTKAPHVIRVVKNLRFCPDCHEVAKIISKSYGREIIVRDRVRFHRFIGGSCSCNDFW, from the exons ATGCATCACCAGCTCAAACCGCCCGAGGCCGCCACGCTCCCGCGCCACCTCCTCGAAGCCCACGTCGTGTCGCTGGTCCGCCAATGCCGCAGCCTCCGCGCGCTCCGCGGCGCCCACGCGCGCCTTCTCAggctccgcctcccgcgcctcacCTACGCATTCGCGCTCTCCAAGCTGCTCGCCTCCTGCGCCGCCTCCGCCCCGACCGCCGCGGCGGCCTCGTACGCGCGCAGCCTGTTCGACCAAATCCCCGAGCCGACCGCCTTCTGCTACAACTCCCTCATCCGTGCGCTCGCCACCCCCAGCAACCCCACCACGGACGCCTTCCTGCTCTACCGCCGCATGCTGCGCGCGGGCTCCCCGTCCCCCAACAGCTTCACCGTCGCGTTCGCGCTCAAGGCGTGCGCCGCCGTGCCGGCTCTCGGCAAGGGCCGCCAGCTGCACTCGCAGGCCTTCCGCCAGGGGCTGGAACCGAGCCCCTACGTGCAGACCGGACTGCTTAACCTCTATGCCAGGTGTGAGGAGGTTGCGCTGGCCAGGAGCGTGTTTGATGGCATGGCCGAGGACAAGAATCTGGTCGCGTGGAGCTCCATGATCGGCGGGTACTCCAGAGCGGGGATGGTTAACGAAGCGCTGGACCTGTTTCGGGACATGCAGGCTGCTGGGGTGAGCCCGGATGAGGTCACAATGGTTAGCGTAATCTCGGCTTGCGCCAAGGCGGGCGCTCTTGATTTGGGCAGGTGGGTGCATGCTTTTATAGATAGGAAGGGGATCATGGTCGATCTTGAGCTGAGCACCGCGTTGATTGACATGTATGCAAAGTGCGGTTTGATAGAGCGGGCAAGGTTGGTATTTGATGCGATGGTGGAGAGGGATACCAAGGCATGGAGTGCAATGATAGTTGGACTGGCGATGCATGGGCTTGCAGAGGATGCGTTGGGCCTTTTCTCAAGAATGCTCCAGCTTAAG ATTAGACCCAATAACGTCACCTTTATAGGTGTGTTGTCAGCCTGTGCTCACAATGGGTTAGTTGATGATGGGCGGCGATATTGGTCtactatgcaagaaatgggaattaaagCTTCAATGGAGAACTATGGTTGCATGGTTGACCTTCTCTGCCGTTCTGGCCTTTTGGATGAAGCTTATTCATTTGTTACAAGCATGCCCATCTTACCAAATTCAGTAATTTGGAGGAATCTTCTTGTGGCGAGTAAAAGCTCGAACAGAACTGATATAGTAGGATTGGCTTCTAAAAAGCTCTTTGAGTTGGAACCTCAGAATCCAGAGAACTATGTTCTCCTCTCCAATTTGTATGCGTTGAACTCCCAGTGGGACAGAGTGAGGTATATGAGGAAAAAGATGAAGGACAACAATGTTACTGTCGTTGCTGGCTGTAGTTCAATTGAAATAAATGGCTATCTGCACAAATTTGTGGTGAGTGATGGTTCACACCCTGAAATCAAGGAGATAAGAGTGGTATTGAGGGAAATAGCTGACCGGGTTCTACGATCTGGCCATAAGCCTTGGACTGCGGCCGTTCTACATGATGTTGGTGAAGAGGAAAAAGAAATTGCACTTTGTGAGCATAGTGAAAGGTTAGCCATCGCATATGGGTTGCTGAAGACAAAAGCACCTCATGTCATTCGGGTGGTAAAGAACTTGAGATTTTGTCCGGATTGCCATGAAGTGGCAAAAATAATAAGTAAATCATATGGCCGAGAAATCATTGTCAGGGACCGTGTTCGTTTCCATAGATTTATTGGAGGAAGTTGTTCTTGCAACGACTTTTGGTGA